In Mesorhizobium sp. 113-3-3, a genomic segment contains:
- a CDS encoding Flp family type IVb pilin, giving the protein MKKLMTMTRQFRDDENGAAMVEYSILIGIIAVASILTVLAIGGWVNGRFSALCTALDGHPTGTCNAATGVGS; this is encoded by the coding sequence ATGAAGAAGCTCATGACGATGACCCGGCAGTTCCGCGACGATGAAAACGGCGCTGCCATGGTCGAATATTCCATCCTTATCGGCATTATCGCCGTTGCATCGATCCTGACGGTCCTCGCCATCGGCGGGTGGGTGAACGGTCGCTTCTCGGCGCTCTGCACCGCGCTCGATGGCCACCCGACCGGCACTTGCAACGCTGCCACCGGTGTCGGCAGCTGA
- a CDS encoding type II secretion system F family protein: protein MPTGQALLYFIYMLAAASVILAGEALYLSFAGRRSRSMAVNRRLKRLAGEVPAEQTLQGLLRERGLTDTGDFLFGMVWLNRLYTQSGITGNPLTFAATFLLAGLAMALLLALFNFSTLASLLTFLVVGLVLPLLVLRRARNRRIRKFARQLPDALDMIVRSLRAGHPASVAIALVAREMADPLGTEFGIVSDEITFGLSIEQAVRKLSQRVGFEGLQLLSVSLSIQAKTGGNLTEILSNLSSVLRERQKLRMKIRALSAEGRVSAWIISLFPVVMFLILQVIAPSYYGKVWHDPMVMPVFLGFGVWALLGDFIMYRMVTFDF, encoded by the coding sequence ATGCCGACCGGTCAAGCTCTGCTGTACTTCATCTACATGCTGGCGGCAGCCTCAGTCATTCTGGCAGGCGAAGCTCTCTATCTTTCCTTTGCCGGCCGCCGCTCTCGATCCATGGCAGTCAATCGCCGATTGAAGCGGCTCGCTGGCGAGGTTCCGGCCGAGCAAACGTTGCAGGGATTGCTGCGGGAGCGTGGCCTCACTGACACTGGCGACTTTCTTTTTGGAATGGTCTGGTTGAACAGGCTCTATACTCAATCCGGCATTACTGGAAATCCGTTGACCTTCGCCGCGACATTCCTGCTTGCCGGGCTGGCGATGGCGTTGCTGCTGGCACTCTTCAATTTTTCTACTTTGGCGTCGCTCCTTACCTTTCTGGTCGTAGGACTTGTCCTGCCGCTTCTTGTCCTCCGGCGCGCCCGCAACAGACGGATCCGGAAATTTGCCAGACAGCTGCCGGATGCGCTCGATATGATCGTTCGTTCGCTGCGCGCCGGACACCCGGCTTCGGTCGCGATCGCTCTGGTCGCGCGCGAGATGGCCGATCCCCTCGGCACCGAGTTCGGCATCGTTTCCGATGAGATCACCTTTGGCCTCAGCATCGAGCAGGCCGTGCGAAAGCTTTCACAGCGTGTCGGCTTCGAGGGCCTTCAGTTGCTGTCGGTATCGCTGTCGATCCAGGCCAAGACGGGCGGCAATTTGACCGAAATTCTGTCCAATCTTTCCTCGGTTCTGCGTGAACGGCAGAAATTGCGGATGAAAATCAGGGCGCTTTCGGCCGAAGGTCGCGTCTCCGCGTGGATCATCTCCTTGTTTCCGGTCGTGATGTTCCTGATCCTGCAGGTCATTGCGCCCTCCTATTATGGCAAGGTGTGGCACGACCCGATGGTTATGCCTGTGTTTCTGGGCTTTGGCGTATGGGCGCTGCTTGGCGACTTCATCATGTACCGGATGGTTACTTTCGATTTTTGA
- a CDS encoding TadE/TadG family type IV pilus assembly protein, producing MVTEKSRFGAEQSGATMVEMAIALPVLLVLVLGFVDFGYAYYQWNAGNKAVQAGARLAQISTPIAIGLPLEAQTPSDSTQVGAAVPAGTYDYTCTASAAGVACCSIGAGTCLAANASQASFDAIYNGTAHRAGMQNFLPMLEKSQVRIEYAASGLGYWTRPNGPVPTITVSITNHPFQFFFLGGLLGFGNITMPSMLSTVTGEDLKSTYP from the coding sequence ATGGTGACTGAGAAAAGCAGATTCGGGGCGGAGCAGTCGGGCGCGACGATGGTCGAGATGGCCATCGCTCTGCCTGTGCTGCTTGTACTTGTGCTCGGATTCGTGGACTTCGGCTACGCCTACTACCAATGGAACGCGGGCAACAAGGCAGTGCAGGCCGGCGCAAGACTGGCGCAGATTTCCACACCCATCGCCATCGGACTTCCGCTGGAAGCACAAACGCCCAGCGATTCCACCCAGGTCGGAGCCGCGGTGCCGGCCGGCACCTATGATTACACCTGCACTGCGAGCGCAGCAGGCGTCGCCTGCTGCAGTATCGGCGCAGGCACGTGCCTGGCCGCGAATGCGAGCCAGGCCTCGTTCGATGCGATCTATAACGGCACCGCCCACCGTGCCGGAATGCAAAACTTCCTGCCGATGCTGGAAAAGTCCCAAGTGCGGATCGAATACGCCGCGTCGGGCCTCGGCTACTGGACGCGCCCTAATGGCCCGGTGCCGACCATCACGGTCAGCATTACCAACCATCCCTTCCAGTTCTTCTTCCTGGGCGGACTGCTCGGGTTCGGAAACATCACCATGCCCTCCATGCTGAGCACGGTCACGGGCGAAGATCTGAAGAGTACCTATCCATGA
- a CDS encoding type II and III secretion system protein family protein, whose amino-acid sequence MHGFWVRVATAALSCVAALLLSSLAADAADRFIDVSNPSVHRIFLPVSQSVTVQVSANLGDIVVGDEKIADAQPMTDRTLYVIGKGAGTTTVNLFSPDKRSLGVIQIEVGLDVSDMAQAIRQVAPKARIEIGSINGRVRLGGHVRDGATLAAIMEVAQQYGPDAIINSVTVDDSQQVNLAVRILEAKRNAGRDLGVSIKSTNRSGTTKVGTGDAAVDADGTVLGAGDLVSGILSKANPFAALITRVIDSNIKVDLIIEALEAKGVVRTLAEPNLTTLSGEPASFNAGGEVPIRSVDANGQVQIQYKQFGVNLLFTPVVLEDNKIHMKLAPEVSDLTSFTTAGDPIFTNRKLSTVVELRDGQSFAVGGLLSSKTTKLQNQVPWLGQVPVIGSLFRNSSNQKEETELVVIVTPHIVRPVKPGEQLATPFDKTRPANDPELFVLGQLEVNKDMIRKYETGDGVTGPYGHMLDFKSKDKMLYVKK is encoded by the coding sequence ATGCACGGGTTTTGGGTTAGGGTGGCGACGGCCGCTTTGTCCTGTGTGGCGGCGCTGCTGCTATCGAGCCTTGCGGCCGACGCAGCCGACCGCTTCATCGACGTGTCGAACCCCAGCGTCCATCGTATCTTCCTGCCGGTGTCGCAATCGGTGACGGTGCAGGTGAGCGCCAATCTGGGCGATATCGTCGTCGGCGACGAGAAGATCGCCGATGCCCAGCCGATGACCGACCGCACGCTCTATGTCATCGGCAAGGGCGCCGGCACCACCACGGTCAATCTGTTTTCCCCGGACAAGCGCTCGCTCGGCGTCATCCAGATCGAGGTCGGCCTCGACGTCAGCGACATGGCGCAGGCGATCCGCCAGGTGGCGCCAAAGGCGCGCATCGAAATCGGTTCGATCAACGGCAGGGTCAGGCTTGGCGGCCACGTCAGGGATGGCGCCACGCTGGCGGCCATCATGGAAGTCGCGCAGCAATATGGCCCCGATGCCATCATCAACTCAGTCACCGTCGATGATAGCCAGCAGGTCAATTTGGCTGTGCGTATATTGGAGGCGAAGCGCAACGCAGGCCGGGATCTTGGCGTATCGATCAAGAGCACCAACAGGAGCGGCACGACCAAAGTCGGAACCGGCGACGCCGCTGTCGACGCGGATGGAACGGTGCTCGGAGCGGGAGACCTTGTCAGTGGTATTCTTTCGAAGGCTAACCCCTTCGCGGCACTGATCACCCGGGTTATCGACAGCAACATCAAGGTTGACCTCATCATAGAGGCGCTCGAGGCAAAGGGCGTGGTGCGCACGCTGGCAGAGCCCAACCTCACCACGCTTTCAGGCGAGCCTGCCAGCTTTAATGCTGGCGGCGAAGTTCCGATCCGCAGCGTCGACGCCAATGGCCAGGTCCAAATCCAGTACAAGCAATTCGGCGTCAACCTTCTGTTCACGCCGGTGGTGCTGGAAGACAACAAGATCCACATGAAGCTTGCTCCGGAAGTCAGCGACCTGACCAGCTTCACCACCGCCGGCGACCCGATCTTCACCAACCGTAAACTGTCGACCGTGGTTGAGCTGCGCGACGGCCAAAGCTTCGCGGTGGGCGGACTGTTGTCGAGCAAAACCACCAAACTGCAGAACCAGGTGCCGTGGCTCGGCCAGGTGCCGGTCATCGGATCGCTGTTCCGCAATTCGAGCAACCAGAAGGAAGAGACCGAACTGGTCGTGATCGTCACGCCGCATATCGTGCGGCCGGTGAAACCCGGTGAACAGCTGGCGACACCCTTCGACAAGACGCGGCCGGCCAATGACCCGGAACTCTTCGTGCTCGGTCAGCTCGAGGTGAACAAGGACATGATCCGAAAATACGAAACGGGCGACGGCGTCACCGGCCCCTATGGCCACATGCTGGACTTCAAATCGAAGGACAAGATGCTCTATGTCAAGAAATAG
- a CDS encoding type II secretion system F family protein yields the protein MFSNIQDLGFLVSIAVFVTAVSFFLFGALVFLPALQTRKLVAQSLMGEGSTDRRSMLGQDQLAKLAAQRPVDAYFKSIEKEREAPNALEAKLFRAGFYQSSAPLIYTLSRLAAVCIGFLAMYALLSRVLPPNLPGFITLAGSALFGLACIVIPSILLDRFENSQKQIYRRAFPDFMDMMITCADAGMSLEGAVERVSHEMAATHKWLGIQLSIMNLQLRAGKPLREALRELSDRIGLDEARALAVLFRQSEELGTSLTDALRVYSAEMRGQRILSAEERANSLPVKMMIPLGLCIFPVVMMVIMLPVIIRMKGIIF from the coding sequence TTGTTTTCGAACATTCAGGACCTGGGCTTCTTGGTGTCCATTGCCGTCTTTGTGACGGCGGTGTCCTTCTTCCTGTTCGGAGCTCTGGTCTTCTTGCCGGCGCTGCAGACACGAAAGCTCGTCGCGCAGAGCCTGATGGGTGAAGGAAGTACAGACCGCCGATCGATGCTCGGACAAGACCAGCTCGCCAAGCTTGCGGCGCAACGGCCGGTCGATGCCTACTTCAAGTCGATCGAGAAGGAACGGGAAGCCCCAAACGCCCTGGAAGCGAAGCTGTTTCGCGCCGGCTTTTATCAATCAAGCGCACCGCTGATTTATACGCTGTCCCGCCTCGCTGCAGTCTGCATCGGTTTTCTGGCAATGTATGCACTCCTGTCGCGTGTTCTGCCGCCGAACCTGCCGGGTTTCATCACCCTTGCCGGATCTGCCCTGTTCGGCCTCGCCTGTATTGTAATTCCCTCCATTCTGCTCGACCGTTTCGAGAACAGCCAGAAACAGATCTATCGTCGGGCTTTCCCCGACTTCATGGACATGATGATCACCTGTGCCGATGCCGGCATGAGCCTGGAGGGGGCAGTCGAACGCGTCAGCCATGAAATGGCCGCCACCCACAAGTGGCTGGGAATACAGCTGTCGATCATGAACTTGCAGTTGCGGGCTGGCAAACCGTTGCGGGAAGCGCTGCGCGAACTCTCGGATCGCATCGGACTTGACGAGGCGCGGGCATTGGCTGTCCTGTTCCGTCAATCGGAAGAACTCGGCACCAGCCTCACCGATGCCTTGCGTGTTTATAGCGCCGAGATGCGTGGCCAGAGAATTCTGAGCGCCGAGGAGCGCGCCAATTCTCTACCGGTAAAGATGATGATTCCGTTGGGGCTTTGTATCTTCCCTGTGGTTATGATGGTTATCATGTTGCCGGTGATCATCCGTATGAAGGGCATTATCTTCTAA
- a CDS encoding tetratricopeptide repeat protein, whose product MKRAIAAAFCLLTVLLAGCQTDATDGVVRTNEPSKGDVTSFGDAFDGLKTVSDVEYYASDQAVAEAKNQFRAENYGNAGALFFKATQLAPNDGGAWMGLAASCDRIRRFDLADRAYARAFKLVGASPEYYNNVGYSYLLRGKLQDARRNFLKAYELAPNDPTVANNLKLLSSSVQNIER is encoded by the coding sequence ATGAAGAGGGCTATCGCGGCGGCGTTCTGCCTGTTGACGGTTTTGCTTGCCGGCTGCCAGACGGATGCCACCGACGGTGTCGTTCGCACCAACGAGCCGTCAAAAGGCGACGTCACCTCTTTTGGCGATGCCTTCGACGGATTGAAGACCGTCAGCGACGTCGAATATTACGCCTCCGACCAGGCCGTCGCCGAAGCCAAGAACCAGTTCCGCGCGGAAAACTATGGCAATGCCGGCGCGCTGTTCTTCAAGGCGACGCAGCTGGCGCCCAATGATGGCGGCGCCTGGATGGGGCTGGCCGCATCATGCGACCGCATCCGCCGCTTCGACCTTGCCGACCGGGCTTATGCGCGGGCCTTCAAGCTGGTTGGCGCGTCGCCGGAATATTACAACAATGTCGGCTACTCCTACCTGCTGCGCGGCAAGCTGCAGGACGCACGCCGCAACTTCCTCAAGGCCTATGAACTGGCGCCCAACGATCCGACCGTCGCCAACAATCTGAAGCTGCTGTCGTCGAGCGTGCAGAATATAGAACGGTAG
- a CDS encoding TadE/TadG family type IV pilus assembly protein has product MLGTIRAFWNDQRGIAMILVAIMLPVLIGFALLAIDMSRANGLHNDLQKGVDAYALAAAAELDGNSDAITRADRAIDNLLTNGTKFSTSGDHTLARADLTIKYLTGIPASDSITLSAAGVDGNGVNWASTDPKAVKFAEVTVNASGVAAGAGAFATIFPASFIGGTDTMDIQPQAVAGFTNALCQFTPMFICNPFTNSSTSLSDLQTALSGTKKPMIWLKEQQGGNSAQYGPGNYGFLSSPEGDKNTGAITKMFAVTNPPACYGQSGVTTRPGNIPPVNDGINTRFDIFSNGGPYKTDPTINPPAPNVRKGMVASNAGKKNCSYGAPNSGQAKNYKALPRDDCFYANGGCSHAGALGDGTWNFYRAPTDPKFATDPGYWNVNHPSATTAAVTAACGAAPSRYCVYKFEINNPGLNSGSEATAPQCNTTTQTADRRLLYVAVIDCTANNVHGGGQTLPVQAFASVFVTEPAGGAPNADIYGEMEDISTVVGLGTLKKLQRNEAQLYR; this is encoded by the coding sequence ATGTTGGGGACCATTCGTGCCTTCTGGAACGATCAACGCGGCATAGCGATGATCCTCGTGGCTATCATGCTACCGGTGCTTATCGGCTTCGCTCTGTTGGCCATCGATATGAGCCGGGCCAACGGACTGCATAACGATCTGCAGAAAGGCGTCGATGCCTACGCGCTTGCGGCAGCCGCTGAGCTCGACGGCAACAGCGATGCGATCACACGGGCCGACCGCGCGATCGACAATCTTCTTACCAATGGAACCAAGTTTTCAACCTCGGGCGATCACACGCTGGCGCGCGCCGATCTGACGATCAAATATCTGACGGGTATACCTGCCAGCGACAGCATAACATTGAGTGCCGCAGGCGTTGACGGGAATGGCGTCAATTGGGCCAGTACCGATCCCAAAGCCGTAAAATTCGCCGAGGTGACGGTAAACGCCTCCGGCGTGGCGGCTGGCGCGGGTGCCTTTGCGACGATCTTCCCCGCGAGCTTCATCGGCGGCACCGACACGATGGACATTCAGCCACAGGCTGTTGCGGGGTTCACCAACGCATTGTGCCAGTTCACCCCGATGTTCATCTGCAATCCCTTTACCAACAGTTCGACTTCTCTAAGCGATTTGCAGACCGCCTTGTCAGGCACCAAGAAGCCGATGATCTGGCTCAAAGAGCAGCAAGGTGGCAACAGCGCCCAGTACGGCCCGGGCAATTATGGTTTCCTATCTTCGCCGGAAGGCGACAAAAATACCGGCGCGATTACTAAAATGTTCGCGGTGACCAATCCGCCGGCCTGCTACGGCCAGAGCGGGGTGACGACCCGTCCGGGCAACATTCCCCCGGTCAACGACGGCATCAACACCCGCTTCGATATCTTCTCAAATGGCGGTCCCTACAAAACCGATCCGACCATCAATCCGCCGGCGCCGAACGTTCGTAAAGGGATGGTTGCTTCAAACGCTGGCAAGAAAAATTGCAGCTATGGTGCACCCAATAGCGGCCAGGCCAAGAACTACAAGGCATTGCCCAGAGACGATTGCTTCTACGCCAATGGAGGTTGCTCGCACGCGGGGGCCCTCGGTGACGGCACCTGGAATTTCTATCGAGCCCCCACGGATCCAAAATTTGCGACGGATCCTGGCTATTGGAACGTCAATCATCCGAGTGCCACCACCGCTGCCGTGACAGCCGCCTGCGGCGCAGCACCAAGCCGGTACTGCGTCTACAAATTCGAAATCAACAATCCCGGCTTGAACAGCGGTTCGGAGGCGACAGCACCCCAGTGCAACACGACGACGCAGACTGCGGACAGGCGACTGCTCTACGTGGCAGTCATCGACTGCACCGCCAACAACGTTCATGGCGGCGGACAGACCTTGCCGGTCCAGGCGTTTGCCAGCGTGTTCGTCACCGAACCCGCTGGGGGGGCGCCCAACGCCGACATCTACGGCGAGATGGAGGATATCAGCACGGTGGTTGGATTGGGCACTCTGAAGAAGCTTCAGCGCAACGAAGCTCAATTGTATCGATAG
- a CDS encoding TadE/TadG family type IV pilus assembly protein: protein MLTALRHTIRKFHRDDKGAALVEVAIAAPLVLLLSAGVFEFSNIINTRLLLAAGVEDGARYMARCSDSNWNNCVTLGTNLAVNGAVTGGSARVTGWTTPEVQVTVAHTQAVDGSGNQLYLSNTGNVDVVKVSTTLPYSGGVFLGFLGFGTIDITVSHQERVFGW from the coding sequence ATGCTGACCGCGCTTAGACACACGATCAGGAAATTTCATCGCGACGACAAAGGCGCCGCCCTGGTCGAGGTGGCGATCGCGGCTCCCTTGGTGCTGCTGCTGTCGGCGGGCGTGTTTGAATTTTCCAACATCATCAATACGCGGCTGCTGCTTGCTGCTGGCGTGGAGGACGGGGCTCGCTATATGGCGCGCTGCAGCGACAGCAACTGGAACAATTGCGTTACGTTGGGGACAAATCTCGCCGTGAACGGTGCCGTCACCGGCGGCAGCGCCAGGGTCACTGGATGGACCACGCCAGAAGTCCAAGTCACCGTCGCCCATACGCAGGCGGTCGACGGCAGTGGGAACCAGCTCTACCTGAGCAACACGGGCAACGTGGATGTCGTCAAGGTCAGCACCACGTTGCCCTACAGCGGCGGCGTGTTTTTGGGTTTTCTGGGTTTTGGAACGATCGACATCACCGTATCGCATCAGGAGCGCGTTTTCGGATGGTGA
- the cpaB gene encoding Flp pilus assembly protein CpaB — protein sequence MRANTLIMIVLAGVFGVLAVVLVNIWLAGQRSAMAQTGVVQGSMVVVAAMPLKFGDALSADKLREVAWPAGAVPAGAFKSTKDVLAGDGAKQALQTIGVNEPILATKITGPGQRATLSAVLGEGMKAVSIRVNDVLGVAGFVFPGDRVDVLLTRTVRDTDGADKSFVDVLLQSMKVLAIDQVADESKDNPTVVKSVTLEASTKDAQKLTLAAGAGQLSLALRQAAASKGETTERVTLSDLTGETPEDVAKRQAELDRKAAAEAEAAAERKRAEDRIAGLTQAVERVGNRLDELGKAKPAPAVASAPEAREVVKEVVKYVQPEPPKNVTVGVFRGVKLETYDVPRQP from the coding sequence ATGCGCGCCAATACACTTATCATGATCGTACTCGCCGGGGTGTTCGGCGTCCTGGCTGTTGTCCTGGTCAATATCTGGCTTGCGGGCCAGCGAAGCGCCATGGCGCAAACGGGGGTCGTGCAAGGCAGCATGGTCGTGGTTGCGGCAATGCCGCTGAAGTTCGGTGACGCTCTGAGCGCAGATAAACTGCGCGAAGTCGCATGGCCGGCGGGCGCGGTTCCAGCCGGGGCATTCAAGTCAACAAAAGACGTGTTAGCTGGCGACGGTGCCAAGCAGGCATTGCAAACGATCGGCGTCAATGAGCCGATTCTTGCTACCAAAATCACCGGCCCCGGCCAGCGCGCCACGCTTTCAGCGGTTCTCGGCGAAGGCATGAAGGCCGTGTCCATCCGCGTCAATGACGTGCTCGGTGTGGCCGGCTTCGTCTTCCCGGGCGACCGAGTAGATGTGCTGCTGACGCGCACGGTGCGCGACACTGACGGCGCGGACAAGAGTTTTGTCGATGTATTGCTGCAGAGCATGAAGGTGCTCGCCATCGACCAGGTGGCCGACGAGAGCAAGGATAACCCGACTGTGGTCAAGTCGGTGACGCTCGAGGCCAGCACCAAGGATGCGCAAAAACTGACACTGGCGGCAGGCGCCGGCCAATTGTCGTTGGCGCTGCGCCAGGCTGCTGCCAGCAAGGGGGAGACGACCGAGCGGGTGACGCTTTCCGACCTGACCGGCGAAACGCCGGAGGACGTCGCCAAAAGGCAGGCCGAGCTCGACAGGAAGGCAGCCGCCGAAGCTGAGGCCGCAGCCGAGCGCAAGCGCGCCGAAGACAGGATTGCTGGACTGACCCAGGCGGTAGAGCGCGTGGGAAACCGCCTTGATGAGTTGGGCAAGGCCAAGCCGGCTCCGGCGGTAGCCTCGGCCCCGGAAGCCAGGGAAGTCGTCAAGGAAGTGGTGAAATATGTGCAGCCTGAACCGCCGAAGAACGTGACCGTGGGCGTATTCCGGGGTGTGAAGCTCGAGACGTATGACGTGCCGCGACAACCGTGA
- a CDS encoding CpaF family protein, whose translation MLGRFIKGAGEQPAVSKPEPLTVLPVAPALSPAADIESHGDDFLTLKVELHRHLIDRFNLTALENASKTEILNEIRPIVREFVRGRAVPLNARELDQLTSDTADEMLGLGPIEPLLKDDSITDIMINTHRRVFIERRGMIEETAIRFRDEAHLLRVINKIVSAIGRRVDESSPMVDARLDDGSRVNIAVRPVSVDGPLVSIRKFSKNPYSLERLMAFNSIRPPMIELLRIAVQARKSIVVSGGTGSGKTTLLNALSSYIPSKERLITIEDAAELQLQQPHVGRLETRPPNVEGRGEIRQRELVKNALRMRPDRIIVGEVRGEEAFDMLQAMNTGHEGSMTTIHANTPRDAISRLEQMVGMAGMPMTHDSIRAQIASAIDIIVQTQRLSDGGRRVTSISELTGMEGNIVQLQEIYHFVRREVTAEGKVIGDFRATGVRPRFAPEAATLGHHFAKDAFNPQVAL comes from the coding sequence ATGCTGGGGCGGTTTATCAAAGGGGCGGGCGAGCAGCCCGCGGTCTCAAAACCTGAGCCACTCACGGTGCTGCCCGTTGCGCCAGCCCTTTCTCCGGCAGCCGACATCGAGTCCCATGGCGACGATTTCCTGACTCTCAAGGTCGAGCTGCACCGCCATTTGATCGACCGCTTCAACCTGACAGCCCTTGAAAACGCGTCCAAGACCGAAATCCTCAATGAGATCCGGCCGATCGTACGCGAGTTCGTGCGCGGCCGCGCCGTTCCGCTCAACGCGCGCGAACTCGACCAACTGACCAGCGACACCGCCGACGAGATGCTGGGTCTCGGGCCGATCGAACCGCTGCTCAAGGACGATTCGATTACCGACATCATGATCAACACCCACAGGCGCGTCTTCATAGAGCGGCGTGGCATGATCGAAGAGACAGCGATTCGTTTTCGCGACGAGGCGCATCTGCTGCGCGTCATCAACAAGATCGTTTCGGCCATCGGCAGGCGTGTCGACGAATCGTCGCCCATGGTCGATGCCCGCCTGGATGACGGCTCGCGTGTCAACATCGCGGTGCGGCCTGTCTCGGTGGATGGCCCGCTGGTCTCGATCCGCAAATTCTCCAAGAATCCCTATTCGCTCGAACGTCTGATGGCATTCAATTCGATTCGGCCGCCGATGATCGAACTGCTGCGCATCGCCGTGCAGGCGCGCAAATCGATCGTGGTTTCAGGCGGCACCGGCAGCGGAAAGACCACCTTGCTCAATGCATTGTCGAGCTACATACCCTCGAAGGAACGACTGATCACCATCGAGGATGCGGCCGAACTGCAATTGCAGCAGCCGCATGTCGGCCGGCTGGAGACGCGCCCGCCCAATGTCGAGGGCAGGGGCGAGATTCGCCAGCGCGAACTGGTCAAGAACGCGCTGCGCATGCGGCCGGACCGCATCATCGTCGGCGAGGTGCGCGGCGAGGAAGCCTTCGACATGCTGCAGGCGATGAACACTGGCCACGAAGGCTCGATGACCACCATCCATGCCAACACGCCGCGCGATGCGATCTCGCGGCTCGAACAGATGGTCGGCATGGCCGGCATGCCGATGACGCACGACTCGATCCGGGCGCAGATTGCCTCCGCCATCGATATCATCGTCCAGACGCAGCGTCTTTCGGACGGCGGCCGGCGTGTCACCTCCATATCGGAACTGACCGGCATGGAGGGCAATATCGTGCAACTCCAGGAAATCTATCATTTCGTCCGCCGCGAGGTCACAGCCGAAGGCAAAGTCATCGGAGATTTTCGCGCAACCGGCGTCCGTCCGCGCTTCGCTCCGGAGGCCGCGACGCTTGGCCATCATTTTGCCAAGGACGCCTTCAATCCGCAGGTTGCCCTCTGA
- a CDS encoding AAA family ATPase, with product MNAINTKVTPTKRKQVALFSSDPNFKRDVATRLDALAIYDVRVSETDDFLKGPPADTRPGIVILDLGGGELLGRPGIVEARALWAAVPLIAVSDELTSEQTRVLVRMNASDWLHKPLDGKELLNAVTFHDTGNQGTKSRIVTFISASGGAGATTLALSAAEFLASKSAERAASTCLVDLDFQSANCGAYLNLFNQFDLAGIISQPERLDVELMDVIKLTRPSGLTLYAFERPQLPFEPHGSDFVFRLLDLVAYRFDDIVIDLPNIETPWHNSVLSTSDEIFIVFELNVASLRQGKRLYKKIRELRGNAVSITLVANKHKRKWFGNHFSRSELEKIFKAPHIKSVALDNALLTDALNRAILPAEVDGRARFNKDLKKMFKERLDDAAR from the coding sequence ATGAACGCCATCAACACCAAGGTTACACCAACCAAGCGAAAGCAGGTGGCGCTGTTCTCGTCGGATCCGAATTTCAAGCGCGACGTGGCGACACGGCTCGATGCGCTGGCGATCTATGACGTCAGGGTTTCCGAGACGGATGATTTTCTCAAAGGGCCGCCGGCCGATACGCGCCCGGGCATCGTCATCCTCGATCTCGGCGGTGGCGAGCTGCTCGGCAGGCCAGGCATCGTCGAGGCGCGCGCGCTGTGGGCGGCGGTGCCGCTGATTGCGGTTTCCGATGAGCTGACGTCGGAACAGACACGCGTGCTGGTGCGCATGAATGCCTCGGACTGGCTGCACAAGCCGCTCGACGGCAAGGAACTGCTCAACGCGGTGACCTTTCACGATACCGGCAACCAGGGCACCAAGAGCCGGATCGTCACCTTCATCAGCGCCAGCGGCGGTGCGGGCGCCACGACGCTGGCGCTGTCGGCGGCCGAATTCCTCGCGTCGAAATCGGCTGAGCGCGCGGCTTCGACCTGCCTGGTCGATCTCGATTTCCAGAGCGCCAATTGCGGCGCCTATCTCAATCTGTTCAACCAGTTCGATCTCGCGGGCATCATCAGCCAGCCGGAAAGGCTCGACGTCGAGCTGATGGATGTCATCAAGCTTACGCGCCCGTCCGGTCTCACCCTCTATGCGTTCGAGCGGCCGCAACTGCCCTTCGAGCCGCACGGCAGCGACTTCGTCTTCCGGCTGCTGGATCTCGTCGCCTACCGCTTCGACGACATCGTCATCGACCTGCCCAACATCGAAACGCCCTGGCACAATTCGGTGCTATCGACCAGCGACGAGATCTTCATCGTATTCGAACTCAACGTCGCTTCGCTGCGGCAAGGCAAGCGGCTCTACAAGAAGATCCGCGAGCTGCGCGGCAATGCGGTCAGCATCACGCTGGTCGCCAACAAGCACAAGCGCAAATGGTTCGGGAACCATTTTTCGCGCAGTGAGCTCGAGAAGATATTCAAGGCGCCGCACATCAAATCGGTGGCGCTGGACAACGCCCTTCTAACCGATGCCTTGAACCGGGCGATCCTGCCCGCCGAAGTGGATGGCCGGGCGCGCTTCAACAAGGATCTGAAGAAGATGTTCAAAGAGCGGCTCGATGACGCTGCCCGGTAG